The following are from one region of the Dehalococcoidia bacterium genome:
- a CDS encoding CDP-alcohol phosphatidyltransferase family protein, whose product MRIADILTASRIIAAPIVIWLIFANETLAAFYLFAAAAITDLLDGYFARRSKKTASYGATFDGLADIFLLILTGVALFIKGEGLSLFVVGVIGLALTAPVIWLISRKKGRPTVPHFDTNILAAFVYPTIMAYIIGWQYALPLLLVTFAVGLYTFRKYVVYTWSIYTNR is encoded by the coding sequence ATGAGAATAGCAGACATCCTAACAGCCTCAAGAATTATTGCTGCTCCAATAGTTATCTGGCTCATATTCGCAAATGAGACGCTTGCTGCATTCTATCTTTTCGCTGCGGCAGCGATAACCGATTTGCTGGACGGTTATTTTGCAAGGAGAAGCAAGAAAACAGCTTCATACGGGGCAACCTTTGACGGTTTGGCTGATATCTTTCTTCTTATTCTGACAGGAGTTGCACTTTTCATAAAAGGCGAGGGGTTGTCGCTTTTTGTAGTAGGGGTGATAGGACTGGCTCTTACAGCCCCTGTAATATGGCTTATCTCAAGGAAAAAAGGAAGGCCTACAGTACCTCATTTTGATACAAACATTCTTGCTGCCTTTGTGTATCCAACAATTATGGCATACATAATCGGTTGGCAGTACGCACTACCACTTCTTCTTGTTACGTTCGCTGTCGGGTTGTATACATTTAGAAAGTATGTTGTCTATACATGGAGTATCTACACAAATAGATAG
- a CDS encoding DUF362 domain-containing protein, producing the protein MTVSLVKFDGSLDSFRKAIELCDGFGKLNRNDKVLIKPNNCFRHKIMPPYGMVTTSKIIDGIVQLLLEHGCKDISIGEGAIIGILDELDPYTKRGFKGTGIDRVAEKYGVRLIDFNQGLFQELDLGGVKAQVSIAALEADFLINVPVLKTHFQTKVSLGFKNLKGCLSKASKQRFHITNRLDSLICLLNEAIESDLVIIDGIYMLEKGPEALAGVAHRKDLIIASPDIFECDIVGSTILGIDPSQVDYLREFAERHNRSLDIGAIQIKGEDLESLKEQLEWQVEPDKELLTPSGVTGLSAPPPGQTLCSACGATLALAVSVLGKDNPKMDFGGAELYYGLELRPDRDTHNIFLYGDCAVKRNKGLQNATKIEGCPPSLTTTLLTLMKALLSKPRMLRMILLRAMKLVGIRLGVYHELFPGWERYQSKEFDKAHF; encoded by the coding sequence ATGACAGTATCGCTGGTGAAATTCGATGGTTCCCTGGATTCGTTTCGCAAGGCCATCGAGCTGTGTGACGGATTTGGGAAACTGAACAGGAACGACAAAGTCCTGATAAAACCTAATAACTGTTTCAGACACAAAATAATGCCTCCCTACGGCATGGTGACCACCTCAAAAATCATAGACGGTATCGTACAATTGCTGCTTGAACATGGCTGCAAAGATATTTCTATCGGCGAAGGTGCTATCATCGGCATACTTGATGAACTTGATCCATATACCAAACGAGGCTTTAAGGGTACCGGCATTGACAGGGTGGCTGAAAAATACGGTGTTAGACTGATCGATTTCAACCAGGGCCTCTTTCAGGAGTTGGATCTAGGAGGGGTAAAGGCTCAAGTTTCTATAGCAGCTCTGGAGGCCGACTTTCTAATCAACGTGCCGGTACTAAAAACCCACTTTCAAACGAAGGTCTCTCTGGGTTTTAAAAATTTGAAGGGGTGTCTCAGTAAAGCTTCAAAACAAAGGTTTCATATTACTAATCGACTGGACTCTCTAATTTGTCTTCTAAACGAAGCTATCGAGAGCGACCTAGTCATAATCGATGGAATATATATGCTGGAGAAGGGGCCAGAAGCCCTCGCTGGTGTGGCCCACCGCAAGGATTTGATTATAGCAAGCCCAGACATATTCGAGTGCGACATTGTCGGGTCAACTATCCTGGGAATTGATCCGTCACAAGTCGACTATCTGAGGGAATTTGCCGAAAGGCATAATCGATCTCTCGATATCGGCGCAATTCAAATTAAAGGAGAGGATTTAGAATCTCTCAAGGAGCAGCTCGAATGGCAAGTTGAACCAGACAAAGAATTACTGACCCCATCAGGAGTAACAGGACTTTCGGCTCCACCCCCGGGACAGACTCTTTGTTCTGCATGCGGCGCTACGCTCGCCCTGGCAGTATCAGTACTCGGCAAAGATAACCCTAAAATGGATTTTGGCGGTGCCGAGTTATACTATGGGCTTGAATTGAGGCCAGATAGAGATACTCACAATATTTTTCTTTATGGCGACTGTGCAGTTAAACGTAATAAGGGTTTACAGAATGCCACCAAGATAGAAGGGTGTCCCCCATCATTGACTACCACTCTTCTTACCCTGATGAAAGCACTTCTCAGTAAGCCAAGGATGCTCAGAATGATCCTTCTGAGAGCCATGAAGCTAGTGGGTATCAGGCTTGGGGTATACCACGAGCTTTTCCCGGGATGGGAGCGATACCAATCCAAAGAATTTGATAAAGCCCACTTCTAA
- a CDS encoding SAM-dependent methyltransferase, whose product MKEGKPSATAEANAAFRAAESMRPVDERVCYDPFAKDFLGTKFSIMRKSRLLTKVALWYAERVIPGAPSGVVARTRYIDDYLESCIDDGIEQLVILGAGYDSRAYRVDKLKGRVKVFEVDHPDTMRAKVEKVKKIFGFLPDDVVYVPIDLNKRKLNEGLFESGYDENLKTLFIWEGTTPYLSAEAVDETLAFVSNNSGGGSSIIFDYAFQSALDGTLCHEEAKKWRAAFERRGEPPTFGIEGEAIEEFLFKRGFYQVKNVTTEFLESSYFKGANQGRRVTRLGGIVHATVKPQEQT is encoded by the coding sequence ATGAAAGAAGGGAAACCGAGTGCAACCGCAGAAGCAAACGCTGCCTTTAGGGCTGCTGAGTCAATGAGACCAGTGGATGAAAGGGTTTGCTATGACCCTTTTGCAAAGGATTTTCTTGGAACCAAATTCAGTATTATGCGCAAGAGTCGACTACTAACAAAAGTTGCTCTCTGGTATGCTGAACGGGTAATTCCCGGCGCACCCAGTGGTGTTGTAGCCCGAACCCGATATATCGACGATTACTTGGAGTCGTGTATAGATGACGGGATTGAGCAGTTGGTTATCCTGGGGGCTGGCTACGATTCCAGAGCCTATAGGGTCGATAAACTAAAAGGAAGGGTCAAGGTCTTTGAAGTGGATCATCCTGATACAATGAGAGCGAAAGTGGAGAAGGTCAAGAAGATATTCGGGTTCCTTCCGGATGATGTGGTATACGTCCCCATCGATTTAAATAAAAGGAAGCTCAATGAAGGGCTTTTTGAAAGCGGCTACGATGAGAACCTTAAGACCCTGTTCATCTGGGAAGGCACAACCCCGTACCTATCAGCGGAGGCGGTAGACGAGACTTTAGCCTTTGTATCAAATAACTCCGGCGGAGGCAGTTCCATTATATTCGACTATGCCTTTCAGTCAGCTCTTGACGGGACTTTGTGCCATGAGGAGGCAAAGAAATGGCGGGCGGCTTTTGAACGAAGAGGTGAGCCTCCTACATTCGGGATAGAAGGAGAAGCTATTGAAGAATTCCTCTTCAAGAGAGGGTTTTATCAAGTGAAAAATGTCACTACAGAATTTCTTGAGAGTTCCTATTTCAAAGGAGCAAATCAGGGGAGAAGGGTGACACGCTTAGGCGGAATTGTTCATGCAACGGTTAAGCCCCAAGAACAAACCTAA
- a CDS encoding SRPBCC family protein — translation MTARGDERIITKPEAGMRGEKVMRFSSSVEINAPVEKVWSLIDKLEEWPQWMQSIKKIERVSEGPLAIGSQLSVTARVSRLTVNLLMTISEFVPERSVVMQGKALGTNLTRFYFLEPVNGKTKVTIGGEVSGLLAWMARRGGKAVSYEIAQAAKKRFESPG, via the coding sequence TTGACAGCCAGAGGCGATGAGCGTATCATCACCAAGCCTGAAGCTGGGATGCGAGGGGAGAAAGTCATGAGGTTTAGCAGCAGTGTTGAGATCAATGCCCCGGTGGAGAAGGTCTGGTCATTAATTGACAAGCTTGAAGAGTGGCCCCAATGGATGCAATCCATCAAGAAGATTGAGAGGGTCTCTGAGGGACCTTTGGCAATAGGCTCACAGCTTTCTGTTACAGCTAGGGTGAGCAGGCTCACCGTCAACCTGCTTATGACGATCTCCGAATTTGTCCCGGAACGTTCCGTGGTCATGCAGGGAAAAGCCCTGGGCACCAACTTGACACGCTTCTATTTCTTGGAACCTGTAAATGGCAAGACGAAAGTCACAATAGGTGGCGAGGTCTCAGGGCTGCTGGCATGGATGGCACGCCGAGGTGGAAAGGCAGTATCATATGAGATTGCGCAAGCGGCAAAAAAGAGGTTCGAATCACCGGGATAG
- a CDS encoding condensation domain-containing protein has translation MKRRGRSIPLNCVDKCELALDDINEPALLHAILNLEGEIDHVRLNQAILSAQEAHPIMRTILRSKYFRPFREIQEVLGKGVLTVQDLAELQDADYERYLSEWMNQPMDIRKGFPVRVLLLRKNEAESTLAFTYHHSATDGLRGILFIRKVIESYNNEISVDTRPSEDIRISRKGDELLKFARSQRPRVEHYYMKIIASLFHRFVIAAYPPPTRVFHDRSGHSKELHLCNKLISPRELGQMESKARSAGVELNDVFLAACYRVVEKWNSMHGKVSKKIRIMAPVNISPKGFGNVVSNQASWISPATTPEDRADPAKLLRKVRADNLYAAKNRMVFSLVYFYYFCSLFPLVVMRGMCRFLMITRTYVDTILFTNVGVVWPKVGSEEPAVTSIGSSKIVNVTGSAPVVTPMGLSISANSYNKSLNISLTYRSALFSEEKAQMFLDLYIEEIKNYPVGPEGL, from the coding sequence ATGAAAAGGCGCGGCAGGTCAATACCACTGAACTGCGTTGATAAATGCGAGCTAGCTCTAGATGACATAAACGAGCCCGCGCTTCTTCACGCAATCTTAAACCTCGAAGGGGAAATAGATCACGTTAGATTGAATCAGGCAATTTTATCCGCGCAGGAAGCTCATCCTATAATGAGAACCATCCTACGAAGCAAATATTTCAGGCCTTTCCGCGAGATACAAGAGGTTCTTGGGAAGGGAGTACTCACGGTACAAGACCTGGCCGAACTCCAGGATGCGGACTATGAGAGATATCTTTCTGAATGGATGAACCAGCCCATGGATATTAGAAAGGGCTTCCCGGTCAGGGTCCTTCTGTTGAGGAAAAATGAGGCCGAATCCACGCTGGCTTTCACTTACCATCACTCTGCAACGGATGGACTACGCGGTATTCTTTTCATCAGGAAGGTAATTGAAAGTTACAACAACGAGATCTCTGTGGATACTAGACCGTCAGAAGATATACGTATATCCCGCAAAGGGGATGAATTGCTGAAATTTGCCCGCAGCCAAAGGCCAAGGGTAGAGCACTACTACATGAAAATAATCGCTAGTCTTTTCCATCGATTTGTAATAGCCGCCTATCCGCCGCCGACAAGGGTATTCCATGATAGGTCAGGACATTCAAAAGAACTTCACCTTTGTAATAAGCTAATAAGCCCAAGGGAACTGGGACAGATGGAGTCCAAAGCAAGATCAGCTGGTGTCGAGCTTAACGATGTTTTTCTGGCTGCGTGTTACAGGGTTGTAGAGAAATGGAACAGTATGCACGGAAAAGTCAGTAAAAAGATACGCATAATGGCTCCGGTAAATATAAGCCCAAAGGGATTTGGGAACGTTGTTTCAAATCAGGCATCCTGGATTTCCCCGGCAACCACTCCCGAAGATAGGGCTGATCCGGCAAAGCTATTGAGAAAAGTAAGGGCAGATAACCTATATGCGGCCAAGAATAGAATGGTATTCTCCCTGGTTTACTTCTATTACTTTTGCTCACTATTTCCTCTGGTGGTCATGAGAGGAATGTGCAGGTTCCTTATGATTACCCGAACCTACGTTGATACCATTCTCTTTACCAATGTAGGCGTGGTTTGGCCAAAAGTGGGCTCCGAAGAACCCGCTGTAACCAGCATAGGTAGCTCTAAAATAGTAAATGTTACAGGCTCAGCCCCTGTGGTAACCCCAATGGGACTGAGCATCAGCGCTAATAGCTACAATAAAAGTCTAAACATCTCTCTCACCTATAGATCTGCCCTTTTCTCGGAGGAAAAAGCTCAAATGTTTTTGGATCTATATATAGAAGAGATAAAAAACTACCCAGTCGGTCCGGAGGGATTATGA